A stretch of the Sphingosinithalassobacter tenebrarum genome encodes the following:
- the glgB gene encoding 1,4-alpha-glucan branching protein GlgB — MTAPDMKAAAAALDAGRQDDPFGLLGPHGSGDDRLVRTYQPGAEGVTLLAPDGSEIGAMEQVAPGLFVGSLPSDSGYRLRIAWPGGGAWDTEDPYSFGTIVGDLDLHLFSEGRHWNLAEAMGAHPRTIDGVEGVAFSVWAPNARRVSVVGEFNSWDGRRLPMRRRHDAGVWELFVPRIGPGASYKFEIAGADGSVIQKADPLARQTEEPPATASIVAPASQFEWTDADWMAERGARQASDAPMAIYEIHAGSWLRPEGDPMGHFGWRDLAERLIPYVADMGFTHVELMPIMEHPFGGSWGYQPLSQFAPSARFGTPEGFAAFVDACHRAGIGVILDWVPAHFPTDPHGLAHFDGTHLYEHADPREGFHQDWNTLIYNLGRREVSGFLLASALWWLETYHVDGLRVDAVASMLYRDYSREADQWVPNKYGGRENLESVDFLKAMNGIIAERCPGAVTIAEESTAWPGVSAPLDQDGLGFSYKWNMGWMHDTLQYVERDPLYRRWHHNELTFGLVYAFSERFVLPISHDEVVHGKGSLIGKMPGDRWRKFANLRAYLSFMWTHPGKKLLFMGSELAQESEWNHDAQVPWELLEQPEHAGVQRMLRDLNALYSAEPALHARDCEPSGFSWIEGGDAERSVFAYARFGGDGPPVVILLNMSPEPQHGYRVGMPRAGQWREVFNSDAEGYGGGNIGNGGSIDAVPSPSHGQPASASVVIPPLGAVILRHEGRSRT; from the coding sequence ATGACCGCGCCCGACATGAAAGCAGCCGCCGCAGCGCTCGATGCCGGGCGGCAAGACGATCCCTTCGGCCTGCTCGGCCCGCACGGCAGCGGCGACGATCGCCTCGTCCGCACCTATCAGCCGGGCGCCGAGGGGGTGACCTTGCTCGCGCCCGACGGTAGCGAAATCGGCGCGATGGAACAGGTCGCGCCGGGGCTGTTCGTGGGCTCGCTTCCGTCAGACAGCGGCTATCGCTTGCGCATCGCCTGGCCGGGCGGCGGCGCATGGGACACCGAGGACCCGTACAGTTTCGGCACGATCGTCGGCGATCTCGACCTGCATCTGTTCAGCGAAGGGCGCCACTGGAATCTCGCCGAAGCGATGGGCGCGCATCCGCGCACGATCGACGGTGTCGAAGGTGTCGCCTTTTCGGTCTGGGCGCCCAATGCGCGCCGCGTTTCCGTCGTCGGCGAATTCAACAGTTGGGACGGGCGCCGCCTTCCGATGCGCCGCCGCCATGATGCGGGGGTGTGGGAATTGTTCGTGCCGCGGATCGGCCCGGGCGCCTCGTACAAATTCGAAATCGCCGGCGCCGACGGCAGCGTGATCCAGAAAGCCGACCCGCTCGCGCGTCAGACCGAGGAGCCGCCCGCGACAGCCTCGATCGTCGCGCCCGCTTCGCAGTTCGAATGGACCGATGCCGACTGGATGGCCGAACGCGGCGCGCGGCAGGCGAGCGACGCGCCGATGGCGATCTACGAAATCCATGCCGGTTCGTGGCTGCGCCCGGAAGGCGATCCGATGGGCCATTTCGGCTGGCGCGATCTCGCCGAGCGGCTGATCCCCTATGTCGCGGATATGGGCTTCACGCATGTCGAGCTGATGCCGATCATGGAGCACCCCTTTGGCGGTTCCTGGGGCTATCAGCCGCTGTCGCAATTCGCGCCCTCGGCGCGGTTCGGCACGCCCGAGGGCTTCGCCGCATTCGTCGATGCGTGCCATCGCGCCGGGATCGGCGTCATCCTCGACTGGGTGCCAGCGCATTTCCCGACCGATCCGCACGGGCTCGCGCATTTTGACGGCACGCATCTTTATGAACATGCCGATCCGCGCGAAGGCTTCCATCAGGACTGGAACACGCTGATCTACAATCTCGGACGGCGTGAGGTTTCGGGGTTTCTGCTCGCCTCCGCCTTATGGTGGCTCGAAACCTATCATGTCGACGGGCTGCGCGTGGATGCGGTCGCGTCGATGCTCTATCGCGATTACAGCCGCGAGGCAGACCAGTGGGTGCCCAATAAATATGGCGGGCGCGAGAATCTCGAAAGCGTCGACTTCCTCAAGGCAATGAACGGTATCATCGCCGAACGCTGCCCCGGCGCAGTGACGATCGCCGAGGAATCGACTGCCTGGCCCGGCGTGTCGGCGCCGCTCGATCAGGACGGGCTCGGCTTCAGCTACAAATGGAATATGGGCTGGATGCACGACACGCTCCAATATGTGGAGCGTGATCCGCTGTACCGCCGCTGGCATCACAACGAGCTGACCTTCGGGCTGGTCTATGCCTTTTCCGAGCGGTTCGTGCTGCCGATCAGCCATGACGAAGTGGTGCACGGCAAGGGATCGCTGATCGGCAAGATGCCGGGCGACCGCTGGCGCAAATTCGCCAATCTGCGTGCCTATCTGAGCTTCATGTGGACGCATCCGGGCAAGAAGCTGCTCTTCATGGGCAGCGAGCTTGCGCAGGAAAGCGAGTGGAATCACGATGCGCAGGTCCCTTGGGAGTTGCTCGAACAGCCCGAACATGCCGGGGTCCAGCGAATGCTGCGCGACCTCAATGCGCTCTATTCCGCCGAGCCGGCGCTGCATGCGCGCGATTGCGAGCCTTCGGGATTTTCCTGGATCGAAGGCGGCGACGCCGAACGCAGCGTCTTCGCCTATGCCCGTTTCGGCGGCGACGGCCCGCCGGTCGTGATCCTGCTCAATATGAGCCCCGAGCCGCAACATGGCTATCGCGTCGGCATGCCGCGCGCCGGGCAGTGGCGCGAGGTCTTCAACAGCGATGCCGAAGGATATGGCGGCGGCAATATCGGCAATGGCGGCAGTATAGACGCAGTGCCTTCACCCAGCCACGGTCAGCCCGCCAGCGCTAGCGTGGTGATTCCACCGCTTGGCGCCGTCATCCTCCGCCATGAAGGACGATCGCGCACGTGA
- the glgX gene encoding glycogen debranching protein GlgX: protein MPLPDKLGPGVPYPLGANFDGLGVNFAVFSANADKIELCLFEPSGRRQIACYELPEWTDEVWHGYLPDARPGLLYGFRAHGRYEPENGHRFNPNKLLLDPYAKQLSGDLRWADALHGYRIRSRRADLSYDRRDSAPAMPKSVVTAHAFDWSGDIRPKVPWPKTVIYEAHVKGLTQLLPDVPQPERGTYAALSHPRVIEHLQRIGVTTVELLPIHAFVQDRRLQQAGLANYWGYNTLSFFAPERRYQAGDSGDELRIAIRRLHAAGIEVILDVVYNHTAEGSELGTTLNFRGLDNATYYRLVEDNPRYCVNDTGTGNTLDLSHPRVLQMVADSLRYWAESYRVDGFRFDLGVTLGRDGHAGFDPRSGFFDVLRQDPVLNQLKLISEPWDIGPGGYQLGNHPPGFAEWNDKFRDATRRFWRGDAGMRPEFANRIAGSADLFDRRARRPWASINFVTAHDGQPLRDVVSYEHKHNEANGEDNRDGHSENYSCNWGVEGPTDDPQVSQLRDRVARSMLTTLYASLGTPMLLGGDEFGRTQQGNNNAYCQDNPISWFDWSLLDSDQGHAMSDFVRRLAAVRRHYPLTRAQWFLHGDVEVAPGVLDIEWFDERGRHLTEDDWHNREGRALVMRRVRRRSNGLLQAVTMLMNASHVPLVFRFPPPLLDRKLVIDSADPQAPERQVGDEVEVQDRAVMLIVGTDPAS, encoded by the coding sequence ATGCCGTTGCCCGACAAGCTCGGCCCGGGCGTGCCCTATCCGCTGGGCGCCAATTTCGACGGGCTGGGCGTCAATTTCGCGGTCTTTTCGGCCAATGCCGACAAGATCGAATTGTGCCTGTTCGAACCGAGCGGGCGTCGTCAGATTGCCTGTTACGAATTGCCCGAATGGACCGACGAAGTGTGGCACGGCTATCTGCCCGATGCGCGTCCGGGGCTGCTCTACGGCTTTCGCGCGCATGGCCGGTACGAGCCGGAGAACGGGCACCGCTTCAATCCCAACAAGCTGCTGCTCGATCCCTATGCCAAGCAGCTTTCGGGCGATTTGCGCTGGGCTGATGCGCTGCACGGCTATCGCATCCGCTCGCGCCGCGCGGATTTGAGCTACGACCGTCGCGACAGCGCGCCGGCGATGCCCAAATCGGTCGTCACCGCGCATGCGTTCGACTGGTCGGGCGACATTCGTCCCAAAGTGCCCTGGCCCAAGACAGTGATCTACGAAGCGCATGTAAAGGGGCTGACCCAGCTTCTCCCCGACGTGCCGCAGCCCGAGCGCGGCACCTATGCCGCGCTGTCGCATCCGCGGGTAATCGAACATCTTCAGCGGATCGGCGTGACCACGGTCGAACTGCTGCCGATCCACGCCTTCGTCCAGGACCGGCGGCTGCAACAGGCCGGGCTCGCCAATTACTGGGGATACAACACGCTCAGCTTTTTCGCGCCCGAGCGGCGGTATCAGGCGGGCGACAGCGGCGACGAACTGCGCATCGCGATCCGGCGGCTGCATGCGGCGGGAATCGAAGTGATCCTCGACGTCGTCTACAACCATACCGCCGAAGGCAGCGAGCTGGGCACCACGCTCAATTTCCGCGGGCTCGACAATGCGACCTATTACCGGCTGGTCGAGGATAATCCGCGCTATTGCGTCAACGATACCGGCACCGGCAATACGCTCGATCTCAGCCATCCGCGCGTGCTGCAGATGGTGGCGGACAGCCTGCGCTACTGGGCCGAAAGCTATCGCGTCGACGGGTTTCGCTTCGATCTCGGCGTGACGCTGGGTCGTGACGGGCATGCGGGGTTCGATCCGCGCTCGGGCTTTTTCGACGTGCTGCGCCAGGATCCGGTGCTCAACCAGCTCAAGCTTATTTCCGAACCCTGGGACATCGGCCCGGGCGGCTATCAGCTCGGCAACCACCCCCCCGGTTTTGCCGAATGGAACGACAAGTTCCGCGACGCCACCCGCCGCTTCTGGCGCGGCGATGCGGGCATGCGCCCCGAATTCGCCAATCGCATCGCCGGATCGGCCGACCTGTTCGATCGCCGCGCGCGCCGCCCCTGGGCGAGCATCAATTTCGTCACCGCGCATGACGGCCAGCCGCTGCGCGACGTTGTGAGCTACGAACACAAGCACAACGAGGCCAATGGCGAGGATAATCGCGACGGCCATTCGGAGAATTACTCGTGCAACTGGGGCGTCGAGGGGCCGACCGACGATCCGCAAGTCAGCCAGCTGCGCGACCGGGTGGCGCGATCGATGCTGACGACGCTCTATGCCTCGCTCGGCACGCCGATGCTGCTTGGCGGCGACGAATTCGGGCGGACGCAGCAAGGCAACAACAACGCCTATTGCCAGGACAACCCGATCAGCTGGTTCGACTGGAGCCTGCTCGATAGCGATCAGGGCCATGCGATGAGCGATTTCGTCCGCCGCCTTGCCGCCGTGCGCCGCCACTATCCGCTCACCCGCGCGCAATGGTTCCTGCACGGCGACGTCGAAGTCGCGCCCGGCGTGCTCGACATCGAATGGTTCGACGAGCGCGGCCGGCACCTTACCGAGGACGACTGGCATAATCGCGAGGGCCGCGCGCTGGTGATGCGTCGTGTCCGTCGCCGCTCAAACGGCCTGCTGCAGGCCGTCACCATGTTGATGAACGCCAGCCATGTGCCGCTCGTCTTCCGCTTTCCGCCGCCGCTGCTCGACCGGAAGCTGGTAATCGACAGCGCCGATCCGCAGGCGCCCGAGCGCCAGGTTGGCGATGAAGTCGAGGTGCAGGACCGCGCGGTGATGCTGATCGTCGGGACCGATCCGGCATCGTGA
- the treZ gene encoding malto-oligosyltrehalose trehalohydrolase, which translates to MSARWGPLRREDGRVLFRLWAPDCAALSLERDGCAPIAMEAVGEGWFAVEAEAPPGTRYRFRISDTLAVPDPAGRAQSGGVHGWSVVTDPDAYAWRTPDWRGRRWEETVLMEVHPGISGGFAGVAEQLPRLADLGVTAVELMPVADFSGTRNWGYDGVLPFAPAEAYGTPDDLKALVDRAHELGLGMFLDVVYNHFGPDGNYLGAYASGFFHPEKHTPWGGAVAVDVPAVRDFFVENARMWIGEYRFDGLRFDAVHAIGDNDFLDAMAAKLRRAAPGRHLHLVLENEGNDADRLAPGRFDAQWNDDFHNVLHVLLTGEREGYYQGFVDTPTQKLARCLGEGFVYQGETPPGTEHPRGKPSGGLPPTAFVAFLQNHDQIGNRALGERLILITDTDKLRAATALLLLCPQIPLLFQGEETGSRSPFLFFTDFHDALADAVRNGRRREFARFAAFADPAARERIPDPNAPETFARSTPEPGPDAEAWEALYRRLLALRHAEIVPRLPGAMPLGAEVLGPAAVHARWRMGDGAVLHIAIDLADTPAALPEPEGETLFESGDRFRAWIVPA; encoded by the coding sequence GTGAGCGCGCGCTGGGGTCCGCTGCGCCGCGAGGACGGCCGCGTGCTTTTTCGGCTATGGGCGCCCGACTGTGCGGCGTTGTCGCTCGAACGCGACGGCTGCGCGCCGATCGCGATGGAGGCCGTCGGCGAGGGCTGGTTCGCGGTCGAAGCCGAGGCGCCGCCGGGAACGCGCTATCGCTTCCGCATTTCGGATACGCTGGCGGTGCCCGATCCGGCGGGCCGCGCGCAATCGGGCGGGGTGCATGGCTGGAGCGTGGTGACCGATCCCGACGCCTATGCCTGGCGCACTCCCGACTGGCGCGGGCGGCGCTGGGAAGAAACGGTGTTGATGGAAGTTCATCCCGGTATCTCGGGCGGGTTCGCGGGCGTCGCCGAGCAATTGCCGCGGCTTGCGGATCTTGGCGTCACCGCAGTCGAACTGATGCCGGTCGCGGATTTCAGCGGGACGCGCAACTGGGGCTATGATGGCGTGCTGCCGTTCGCCCCTGCCGAGGCCTATGGCACGCCCGATGACCTGAAGGCGTTGGTCGACCGGGCGCACGAACTGGGGCTCGGCATGTTTCTCGACGTGGTTTACAATCACTTCGGCCCCGACGGGAATTACCTCGGCGCCTATGCAAGCGGCTTCTTTCACCCGGAGAAGCACACGCCCTGGGGCGGCGCGGTGGCAGTCGATGTGCCCGCGGTGCGCGATTTCTTCGTCGAGAATGCGCGGATGTGGATCGGCGAATATCGTTTCGACGGACTGCGCTTCGATGCCGTGCATGCGATCGGTGACAATGACTTTCTCGACGCGATGGCGGCGAAACTGCGCAGGGCGGCGCCCGGTCGCCATCTTCATCTCGTCCTGGAAAACGAAGGCAATGATGCCGACCGGCTCGCGCCGGGCCGGTTCGACGCGCAGTGGAACGACGATTTCCACAATGTCCTCCATGTGCTGCTGACCGGCGAGCGGGAAGGCTATTACCAGGGCTTCGTGGATACGCCGACGCAGAAGCTCGCGCGCTGCCTTGGCGAAGGCTTCGTCTATCAGGGCGAAACTCCACCCGGTACCGAGCATCCGCGCGGCAAGCCGAGCGGCGGACTGCCGCCGACTGCCTTCGTCGCATTCCTTCAGAACCACGATCAGATCGGCAATCGCGCGCTGGGCGAGCGGCTGATCCTGATCACCGACACCGATAAGCTGCGCGCCGCCACTGCACTGCTGCTGCTGTGTCCGCAAATCCCGCTGCTCTTTCAGGGCGAGGAGACGGGGAGCCGCTCGCCCTTCCTCTTCTTCACCGATTTCCACGACGCGCTCGCCGATGCCGTGCGCAATGGTCGCCGCCGCGAGTTCGCGCGCTTCGCCGCTTTTGCCGATCCCGCCGCGCGCGAGCGCATCCCCGATCCCAATGCGCCCGAGACTTTCGCACGCTCGACGCCCGAACCTGGACCCGATGCCGAGGCGTGGGAGGCGCTCTATCGCCGCCTGCTCGCGCTGCGCCATGCCGAAATCGTTCCCCGGCTGCCGGGCGCCATGCCGCTCGGCGCGGAAGTGCTCGGCCCGGCGGCGGTGCACGCCCGCTGGCGGATGGGTGACGGCGCGGTGCTGCACATCGCCATCGACCTTGCCGATACGCCCGCCGCCTTGCCCGAGCCGGAAGGCGAAACGCTGTTCGAATCCGGCGATCGTTTCCGCGCCTGGATCGTTCCGGCATGA
- the malQ gene encoding 4-alpha-glucanotransferase, with amino-acid sequence MSALYQLAHAVGLSIEWTDAADRPQRVSDDALRVLLDRLGFPADSEVAIGHSRARAEAEAHEAATFLTGDAGRPVALPAGLGAVDMAELQLEDGTTAPVRILHDGERRFLSAVDVPGYHRLHIGGRAIDLAIAPPRCFTVADATGGGRAWGASVQIPSLRDAGPSAFGDFGSLAHAARAFAARGADALAISPVHALFPADARRFSPYAPSSRLFLNVLLADPRAVGADADGADSDALIDWEHGIPARMRELRRAFDTADQGVRDAVAAYAELGGEALEQHARFDALHAHFFARSGAAGWQDWPSGYHDPNGAAVQRFAAQHDEEVRFYRFLQWLAQRSFDAAQAAARESGMGIGLIADLAVGMDGGGSHAWSRRDELLTGISIGAPPDPLGPEGQNWGITGFSPHALRRTGFAGFRETLRAAIASAGGIRIDHALGLRRLWVIPEGAPSSEGAYLAMPMDDLMRLIALESHRARAVVIGEDLGTVPPGLRPAMDEKAMLGMRVLWFERDAKGELAPPDRWSADAAAMTSTHDLPTVAGWWRGRDLDWARRLGRIPDDAAEAAARKGRGADRTRFWSAFRASGAARGPEPAPEDSGPVATAAIAHVGGSPCTLALIPIEDIGGLEEQPNLPGTIDEHPNWRRRMPGPTDEMLDRPEVRARLTKLNVERKT; translated from the coding sequence ATGAGCGCGCTGTACCAGCTCGCACATGCGGTCGGCCTCTCGATCGAATGGACCGATGCCGCCGATCGGCCGCAGCGCGTTTCCGACGATGCGCTGCGCGTGCTGCTCGACCGCCTCGGCTTTCCCGCCGACAGCGAAGTCGCGATCGGCCATAGCCGCGCCCGCGCCGAGGCGGAAGCTCATGAAGCCGCGACCTTCCTGACCGGCGACGCCGGCAGGCCCGTCGCGCTGCCCGCGGGGCTCGGCGCGGTCGACATGGCGGAATTGCAGCTCGAGGACGGTACGACCGCCCCGGTGCGCATCCTGCACGACGGCGAGCGGCGTTTCCTCTCGGCCGTCGATGTGCCGGGCTATCACCGGCTGCATATCGGCGGGCGCGCGATCGATCTCGCCATCGCCCCGCCGCGCTGCTTCACCGTCGCCGATGCGACCGGCGGCGGGCGTGCCTGGGGCGCCTCGGTGCAGATCCCTTCGCTGCGCGATGCCGGGCCGAGCGCGTTCGGCGATTTCGGCTCGCTCGCGCACGCCGCGCGCGCCTTTGCCGCGCGCGGGGCCGACGCGCTGGCGATCAGCCCGGTCCATGCGCTCTTTCCCGCCGATGCGCGCCGGTTCAGCCCTTATGCGCCTTCGTCGCGATTGTTCCTCAACGTGCTGCTCGCCGATCCGCGCGCGGTCGGCGCCGATGCCGACGGGGCCGACAGCGATGCGCTGATCGACTGGGAGCATGGGATTCCGGCGCGGATGCGCGAATTGCGGCGGGCCTTCGATACCGCCGACCAAGGCGTGCGTGATGCCGTGGCGGCCTATGCCGAGCTTGGCGGCGAAGCGCTTGAACAGCATGCGCGGTTCGATGCGCTGCATGCGCATTTCTTCGCGCGGAGCGGCGCCGCCGGCTGGCAGGACTGGCCGAGCGGATATCACGATCCCAATGGTGCGGCGGTCCAGCGCTTCGCCGCGCAGCATGACGAGGAGGTGCGCTTCTACCGCTTCCTGCAATGGCTGGCGCAGCGCAGCTTCGACGCCGCGCAGGCGGCGGCACGCGAGAGCGGGATGGGGATCGGCCTGATCGCCGATCTCGCCGTCGGGATGGACGGCGGCGGCAGCCATGCGTGGAGCCGCCGCGACGAACTGCTCACCGGCATCTCGATCGGCGCGCCGCCCGATCCGCTCGGGCCCGAGGGACAGAATTGGGGGATTACCGGCTTTTCGCCGCACGCGCTGCGGCGCACCGGTTTTGCCGGGTTTCGCGAGACGCTGCGCGCGGCGATCGCCAGCGCGGGCGGCATTCGCATCGATCATGCGCTCGGGCTGCGCCGGCTTTGGGTGATCCCCGAAGGCGCCCCGTCGAGCGAAGGCGCCTATCTCGCCATGCCGATGGATGACCTGATGCGGCTGATCGCGCTCGAATCGCATCGCGCGCGCGCGGTGGTGATCGGCGAGGATCTCGGCACCGTACCCCCCGGACTGCGGCCCGCGATGGACGAAAAGGCGATGCTCGGCATGCGCGTCCTGTGGTTCGAGCGCGACGCCAAAGGCGAATTGGCGCCGCCCGATCGCTGGTCCGCCGATGCCGCCGCAATGACGAGCACGCATGACCTGCCCACCGTCGCGGGCTGGTGGCGCGGCCGCGATCTCGACTGGGCACGCAGGCTCGGCCGCATACCGGACGATGCGGCGGAAGCCGCGGCGCGGAAGGGGCGCGGCGCGGACCGCACCAGGTTCTGGTCGGCCTTCCGCGCATCGGGCGCGGCGAGGGGCCCTGAACCGGCACCGGAGGATTCCGGCCCGGTCGCCACCGCTGCCATCGCGCATGTCGGGGGTTCCCCCTGCACACTGGCGCTGATCCCGATCGAGGATATCGGGGGACTCGAGGAACAGCCCAATCTGCCCGGCACGATTGACGAACATCCCAATTGGCGTCGTCGCATGCCCGGTCCGACCGATGAAATGCTCGACCGGCCCGAGGTGCGCGCGCGACTGACCAAGCTGAACGTCGAGAGAAAAACATGA